One part of the Marichromatium purpuratum 984 genome encodes these proteins:
- a CDS encoding polyprenyl synthetase family protein, with product MDLSTIRHPVADDSKAVDALILRRLESDVVLINQIGHYIVNSGGKRLRPLSVLLAARACGYGGEHHIDLAAIVEFIHTSTLLHDDVIDNSEMRRNRETANAVWGNEASVLVGDFLYSRAFEMMVDVGSMRVMEVLAHATNRIAAGEVLQLLNARDADTDEARYMEVIERKTATLFAAGTRLGAILAETSPEIEAALDSYGLNLGIAFQLIDDALDYSTNNESLDKNVGDDLDEGKPTLPLIRAMAVGTAEQRAMLRDCIEHGGRERIDAVIEAIASTDAIAYTGDLAKRHAAKARKALDVLDPSPARDAMATLADFAVSRSY from the coding sequence ATGGACCTCTCCACGATTCGACACCCCGTCGCCGACGACTCGAAGGCGGTGGACGCCCTGATCCTGCGTCGGCTCGAGTCCGATGTCGTACTGATCAATCAGATCGGTCACTACATCGTCAACAGCGGCGGCAAGCGGCTGCGTCCGCTCTCCGTGTTGCTCGCGGCGCGCGCCTGCGGCTACGGCGGCGAGCACCACATCGACCTGGCCGCGATCGTGGAGTTCATCCATACCTCGACCCTGCTCCACGACGATGTCATTGACAACTCCGAGATGCGTCGCAACCGCGAGACGGCCAACGCCGTCTGGGGCAACGAGGCGAGCGTACTGGTCGGCGACTTCCTCTACTCGCGCGCCTTCGAGATGATGGTCGACGTCGGCAGCATGCGGGTGATGGAAGTCCTCGCCCACGCCACCAATCGCATCGCCGCGGGCGAGGTGCTGCAGCTGCTCAACGCGCGCGACGCCGATACCGACGAGGCGCGCTACATGGAGGTCATCGAGCGCAAGACCGCGACCCTGTTCGCCGCCGGCACGCGCCTTGGCGCGATCCTCGCCGAGACCTCACCCGAGATCGAGGCCGCGCTCGACAGCTATGGTCTCAACCTCGGCATCGCCTTCCAGCTGATCGACGACGCGCTCGACTACAGCACCAACAACGAGAGCCTCGACAAGAACGTCGGCGACGACCTCGACGAAGGCAAGCCCACCCTGCCGCTGATCCGCGCCATGGCCGTCGGCACCGCCGAGCAGCGCGCGATGCTGCGCGACTGTATCGAGCACGGCGGTCGCGAGCGAATCGACGCCGTGATCGAGGCGATTGCATCCACCGACGCAATCGCCTATACTGGTGATCTTGCTAAACGGCACGCTGCGAAAGCTCGTAAGGCTCTCGACGTCCTCGACCCGAGTCCCGCGCGTGACGCTATGGCAACGCTGGCAGACTTCGCGGTCAGCCGGTCGTATTAA
- a CDS encoding MFS transporter: protein MSEHAKTHRIGPIHLAPEISLRHGWTFMVVAFFSIGLMVFVSIGQTYILNEHLGIPESSQGRISGNLVFLTEIVTLLLFLPAGVLMDRLGRRTVYGVGFLLLALTYVLYPLATSVEMLYGFRVIYALGVVAVAGALSTVLADYPAERSRGKLVALVGVLSGLGVVIVGQGLGALPKVFTNAGFDGVEAGRLTHFIIAGLSVAVAALVFWGLKPGVPVRHDERPNLRTLFASGFAQARNPRILLAYASAFIARGDQSVNATFIILWGTLAGKAAGMETPEAVLAGTVIFIITQLSALVWAPLLGPLLDRIDRVSAMAVCMGLAALGNLAPLLLDDPLARIGILFFILLGIGQISVFLAGQSLIGQEAPTAQRGSVLGAFNVTGAIGILLITLVGGYLFDQVDPRAPFAVVGAINLLLLFASLYVRWRHPQVGAVGR, encoded by the coding sequence ATGTCCGAACACGCCAAGACCCATCGTATCGGCCCGATTCATCTTGCCCCCGAGATTAGCCTGCGCCACGGTTGGACCTTCATGGTCGTGGCCTTCTTCTCGATCGGGCTCATGGTCTTCGTCTCCATTGGCCAGACCTATATCCTCAACGAGCATCTCGGTATCCCCGAGTCGAGTCAGGGCCGCATCAGCGGTAACCTGGTGTTCCTCACCGAGATCGTCACCCTGTTGCTGTTCCTGCCCGCCGGGGTGCTGATGGACCGCCTCGGGCGGCGTACCGTCTATGGTGTCGGCTTTCTGCTGCTGGCGCTGACCTATGTGCTCTATCCCCTCGCCACCTCTGTGGAGATGCTCTACGGCTTTCGGGTGATCTACGCCCTCGGCGTGGTGGCGGTCGCCGGAGCGCTGTCGACGGTGCTCGCCGACTATCCCGCCGAGCGCTCGCGCGGCAAGCTGGTGGCGCTGGTCGGGGTGCTCAGCGGGCTCGGCGTGGTGATCGTCGGTCAGGGGTTGGGGGCGCTGCCCAAGGTCTTCACCAATGCCGGGTTCGACGGTGTCGAGGCCGGTCGCCTGACCCATTTCATCATCGCCGGGCTGTCGGTGGCGGTCGCTGCCTTGGTTTTCTGGGGATTGAAGCCCGGGGTGCCGGTGCGTCATGACGAGCGCCCGAACCTGCGTACCCTGTTCGCCAGCGGTTTCGCCCAGGCGCGCAACCCGCGCATCCTGCTCGCCTATGCCTCGGCCTTCATCGCGCGGGGCGATCAGTCGGTCAACGCGACCTTCATCATCCTGTGGGGGACGCTGGCCGGCAAGGCGGCGGGGATGGAGACGCCGGAGGCGGTGCTCGCCGGGACGGTGATCTTCATCATCACCCAGCTCTCGGCGTTGGTTTGGGCGCCGCTGCTCGGCCCGCTGCTCGATCGCATCGATCGGGTCTCGGCGATGGCCGTGTGCATGGGGCTGGCCGCACTCGGCAACCTGGCGCCGCTGCTGCTCGACGACCCGTTGGCGCGGATCGGTATCCTCTTCTTCATCCTGCTCGGGATCGGTCAGATCAGTGTCTTTCTCGCCGGACAGTCGCTGATCGGTCAGGAGGCACCGACGGCGCAACGCGGCTCGGTGCTCGGCGCCTTCAACGTCACCGGCGCGATCGGCATCCTGCTGATCACCCTGGTCGGCGGCTATCTTTTCGACCAGGTCGATCCGCGCGCGCCCTTCGCGGTGGTCGGCGCGATCAATCTGCTGCTGCTGTTCGCCAGTCTCTATGTGCGCTGGCGTCACCCCCAGGTGGGTGCGGTCGGGCGCTGA
- the rplU gene encoding 50S ribosomal protein L21 — MYAVIQTGGKQYRVSEGDTLKVEKLAAEEGSNVDFEVLMVADGETVKVGKPFVEGGKVSAVVESHGRGDKVSIIKFRRRKHHMKRQGHRQWFTSLKITGINAG; from the coding sequence ATGTACGCGGTCATTCAAACCGGTGGAAAACAATACCGGGTTTCGGAAGGCGACACACTCAAGGTCGAGAAGCTCGCCGCCGAGGAAGGTTCCAACGTCGATTTCGAAGTGCTGATGGTCGCCGACGGCGAGACCGTCAAGGTCGGCAAGCCCTTCGTCGAGGGCGGCAAGGTGAGCGCCGTGGTCGAGTCGCACGGTCGTGGCGACAAGGTCTCGATCATCAAGTTCCGTCGTCGCAAGCACCACATGAAGCGTCAGGGCCACCGCCAGTGGTTCACGTCGCTCAAGATCACTGGCATCAACGCCGGCTGA
- the proB gene encoding glutamate 5-kinase, translating into MISREELPGTRRWVIKIGSTLLTRDGRGVGRDLLEPWVAQMAARHGAGAEVVLVSSGAVAEGMARMGWRERPGALHELQAAAAIGQMGLVRAYEDCFRDHGRHTAQVLLTRDDLSNRVRYLNARSTLRALIRHGVVPVINENDTVANDELRFGDNDTLAALVANLIEADLLVLLTDQDGIFDQDPRNNPEARLITETWVDDPMLDQVAGGSGSGLGTGGMVTKVRAARLAARSGTPTVIAPGRGERVLARIGAGESIGTLLIPFQGPQAARKQWIAGQLQVRGRLVLDAGAVRALREQGTSLLAVGVRAVHGAFERGEVVACVDEQGREVARGLVNYDAEATRRIQGRSSHRFAEILGYVDDDELIHRDNLVLL; encoded by the coding sequence ATGATCTCGCGCGAGGAACTGCCCGGGACCCGACGCTGGGTGATCAAGATCGGCAGCACCCTGCTGACCCGTGACGGTCGCGGGGTCGGGCGCGACCTGCTCGAGCCCTGGGTGGCGCAGATGGCCGCCCGTCATGGTGCCGGCGCCGAGGTCGTGCTGGTCTCCTCGGGGGCTGTGGCCGAGGGCATGGCGCGGATGGGGTGGCGTGAGCGCCCTGGCGCGCTGCACGAGTTGCAGGCGGCCGCCGCGATCGGCCAGATGGGGCTGGTGCGCGCCTACGAGGACTGTTTTCGCGATCATGGCCGGCACACCGCTCAGGTGCTACTCACCCGTGACGACCTCTCCAACCGGGTGCGCTATCTCAATGCCCGCAGCACTCTGCGCGCCCTGATCCGTCACGGCGTGGTGCCGGTGATCAACGAGAACGACACCGTTGCCAACGACGAACTGCGTTTCGGTGACAACGACACCCTCGCCGCGCTGGTCGCCAACCTGATCGAGGCCGATCTGCTGGTGCTGCTCACCGACCAGGACGGCATCTTCGACCAGGATCCGCGCAACAATCCCGAGGCACGGCTGATCACCGAGACCTGGGTCGACGATCCCATGCTCGATCAGGTCGCCGGCGGCAGCGGCTCCGGTCTGGGCACCGGCGGCATGGTCACCAAGGTCCGCGCGGCCCGTCTGGCTGCGCGTTCCGGTACTCCGACGGTGATCGCCCCGGGCCGTGGCGAGCGGGTGCTGGCGCGGATCGGTGCGGGTGAGTCGATCGGCACCCTGCTGATCCCCTTCCAGGGGCCGCAGGCGGCGCGCAAGCAGTGGATCGCCGGTCAACTGCAGGTGCGTGGTCGGCTGGTGCTCGATGCCGGTGCGGTGCGGGCGCTGCGCGAGCAGGGTACCAGTCTGCTGGCCGTCGGGGTGCGGGCGGTCCACGGCGCCTTCGAGCGCGGCGAGGTGGTCGCCTGTGTCGATGAGCAGGGCAGGGAGGTCGCGCGCGGTCTGGTCAACTACGACGCCGAGGCGACGCGCCGGATCCAGGGTCGCTCATCGCATCGTTTCGCCGAGATTCTCGGCTATGTCGACGACGACGAGCTGATCCATCGCGACAACCTGGTGTTGCTCTGA
- the rpmA gene encoding 50S ribosomal protein L27, translating to MAHKKAGGSSRNGRDSESKRLGVKVFGGQRVSAGAIIVRQRGTQFHDGVNVGCGRDHTLYALTDGVVKFVTKGPQKRKFVTVEGA from the coding sequence ATGGCACATAAAAAAGCAGGCGGTAGTTCGCGCAACGGCCGCGATTCAGAGTCCAAGCGCCTTGGCGTCAAGGTCTTCGGTGGTCAGCGTGTCAGCGCCGGCGCCATCATCGTGCGTCAGCGTGGCACCCAGTTCCACGACGGTGTGAACGTCGGCTGCGGGCGCGACCACACCCTCTACGCCCTGACCGACGGTGTCGTGAAGTTCGTCACCAAGGGTCCGCAGAAGCGTAAGTTCGTCACCGTGGAAGGCGCCTGA
- the cgtA gene encoding Obg family GTPase CgtA translates to MKFVDEAYIRVEAGDGGSGCVSFRREKYIPKGGPNGGDGGDGGSVYLLADNNLNTLVDLRDQRIQRAERGQNGMGRDMTGRSGQDLVVRVPVGTRVIERDTGELIGELLASGERLLVAQGGFHGIGNARFKSSTNRTPRQSTPGTPGERRDLHLELMLLADVGLVGFPNAGKSSLVRQVSSARPRVADYPFTTLHPNLGVVRLGRERSFVIADIPGLIEGAAEGAGLGTRFLKHLSRTRLLLHLVDVAPLGDHTDPYDEIRKVEAEMRAFGRELIDKERWLVLNKVDLLDEETFAARRDALLERLDWQGPVYAICALSGKGTELLMQDLMNYLERLRAVETVVETEDGTSEDDAAEDDWHPLG, encoded by the coding sequence ATGAAATTCGTCGACGAGGCATACATCCGGGTCGAAGCCGGTGATGGCGGCAGCGGCTGCGTCAGCTTCCGCCGCGAGAAATACATCCCCAAGGGCGGCCCCAATGGCGGCGACGGCGGGGACGGCGGCAGTGTCTATCTGCTCGCCGACAACAACCTCAATACCCTGGTCGATCTGCGCGACCAACGCATCCAGCGCGCCGAGCGCGGCCAGAACGGCATGGGGCGCGACATGACCGGGCGCAGTGGTCAGGATCTGGTGGTCCGGGTCCCGGTCGGTACCCGGGTGATCGAACGCGACACCGGCGAGCTGATCGGCGAGCTGCTGGCCTCGGGCGAGCGCCTGCTGGTCGCTCAGGGCGGCTTCCACGGCATCGGCAACGCCCGCTTCAAGTCCAGCACCAACCGCACCCCGCGCCAGTCCACTCCGGGCACCCCGGGCGAGCGGCGCGATCTCCATCTCGAACTGATGCTGCTCGCCGACGTCGGTCTGGTCGGTTTCCCCAACGCCGGCAAGTCGTCATTGGTGCGCCAGGTCTCGAGCGCGCGTCCACGCGTCGCCGACTATCCCTTCACCACCCTGCACCCGAACCTCGGGGTGGTGCGTCTCGGGCGCGAGCGCAGCTTCGTCATCGCCGACATCCCCGGGCTGATCGAGGGCGCGGCCGAGGGCGCCGGCCTCGGCACCCGCTTCCTCAAGCATCTGTCGCGCACCCGGTTGCTGTTGCACCTGGTCGATGTCGCGCCGCTCGGCGATCACACCGATCCCTACGACGAGATCCGCAAGGTCGAGGCCGAGATGCGCGCCTTCGGGCGCGAGCTGATCGACAAGGAGCGCTGGCTGGTGCTCAACAAGGTCGACCTGCTCGACGAGGAGACCTTCGCTGCCCGTCGCGACGCCCTCCTCGAACGGCTCGACTGGCAGGGGCCGGTCTATGCCATCTGCGCGCTCAGCGGCAAGGGGACCGAGCTGCTGATGCAGGACCTGATGAACTACCTGGAGCGGTTGCGCGCGGTCGAGACCGTCGTCGAGACCGAGGACGGGACCAGCGAGGACGATGCCGCCGAAGACGACTGGCATCCGCTGGGCTGA